A region from the Desulfurispira natronophila genome encodes:
- a CDS encoding YtxH domain-containing protein — protein MSDSHDRQQDPYGPWGAGHFTHHHHNPYLQGGAPHVATEGFVGQARSAFLGGSGSDRFVKGMLIGAAATFLLTNEKAQQAIIKAGVNLFSQVASNVEELKEKVEDARAEAQEQRMAQED, from the coding sequence ATGTCTGATTCGCATGACCGTCAACAAGACCCTTACGGCCCTTGGGGGGCTGGCCACTTCACCCATCACCACCATAATCCTTACCTGCAAGGGGGAGCTCCTCATGTCGCAACAGAAGGCTTCGTGGGGCAAGCTCGCTCTGCCTTTCTGGGTGGCAGTGGCAGTGATCGCTTCGTTAAGGGAATGCTGATTGGTGCTGCTGCCACTTTCCTGCTTACCAATGAGAAGGCCCAGCAGGCGATAATCAAGGCGGGGGTTAATCTCTTCTCTCAGGTGGCTTCCAATGTGGAAGAGCTAAAGGAAAAGGTTGAAGATGCTCGCGCTGAAGCCCAAGAACAGAGGATGGCGCAGGAAGACTGA
- a CDS encoding heavy metal translocating P-type ATPase: MPLFTALTVVHLTRSRMRLRYRTGTSFDKHSLKRLLELRSGVDRVELGGMNRSIRVWFDPDVHSVHTIMCLLEGMRADAFVALERNRHELENSQVHSVFRGVLAFALTPMLPPPLRGLLTLLACGPAIGQGLRHLFAGKITSETMEGAAILISIGRRDYAAAYMANLLIALAEYIGQRIDRQSDELLLSLVQPEAEQVWVRRQDQDVLVQADQVTKGTIVIAQAGETVAVDGTVLEGQASVNEVSMTGEALPVSKSRGDRLISGTTVEEGRVLVYAEQVGQERVSFRIASYVESSLQSKSHAQLNAARLADRLVPFSLGLAGSTYLLSRDLAKVAAVLQADYSCALKLATPVAFKSSMYKAGAHQILVKSASALEKLATADVFIFDKTGTLTSGDLEVMYTLSMDPGWTSEQILLLAASIEEHYFHPIAQAVVKAAQQNGASRQHFHHSEVEFIVAHGVMAYVEGKKVVIGSRHFLEDDEGITFPDLKSCIRCHYGESLTPLYIGYDGKLLGIICLRDELRPESHQLLEALRKNGMQKAVMLTGDRREKAIEIAESLGFDECHYELHPEHKAAIVEEYRSQGKTCAFIGDGINDAPALSLADVGIAMQKGADIARISADIALLHDDILLVSDIHAMARHTMKRVSTNYGLTIGLNSVIMLLAVIGRISPITTAVLHNGTTIGILMNAALGARTPRRIINTTPAQVHHETS, from the coding sequence ATGCCACTGTTTACCGCACTCACGGTCGTTCATTTGACCCGCAGTCGCATGCGGCTGCGCTATCGCACTGGCACAAGTTTTGACAAGCACTCTCTCAAGCGATTACTGGAATTGAGATCTGGTGTTGATCGCGTTGAGCTGGGAGGTATGAATCGCAGCATACGGGTGTGGTTTGATCCTGACGTGCACTCAGTCCACACTATAATGTGTTTGCTGGAGGGCATGCGGGCAGATGCCTTTGTGGCCCTGGAGCGAAATCGCCACGAGCTGGAGAACTCCCAGGTGCACAGTGTTTTCAGGGGAGTGCTGGCCTTTGCCCTGACACCGATGCTTCCCCCGCCATTGCGTGGTCTGCTGACTTTGCTGGCGTGTGGTCCGGCTATCGGCCAGGGCCTGCGGCACTTGTTTGCCGGAAAGATTACATCGGAAACCATGGAAGGCGCTGCTATTCTGATATCCATTGGCAGGCGCGACTATGCCGCTGCTTATATGGCCAACCTTCTTATAGCGCTGGCAGAGTATATTGGTCAGCGCATAGATCGTCAGTCCGACGAGTTACTACTTTCTTTGGTGCAGCCAGAAGCAGAGCAGGTCTGGGTTCGTCGCCAGGATCAGGATGTACTGGTGCAGGCCGACCAGGTGACCAAAGGAACCATTGTGATTGCCCAGGCTGGCGAAACCGTAGCCGTAGATGGTACGGTTCTGGAAGGACAGGCCTCAGTTAACGAGGTTTCCATGACCGGTGAAGCCCTGCCTGTATCCAAGAGCCGGGGTGATCGTCTTATCTCAGGCACCACTGTGGAAGAGGGCAGGGTGTTGGTGTATGCCGAACAGGTAGGACAGGAGCGTGTATCCTTCCGTATTGCTTCCTATGTGGAGAGCTCCTTGCAGTCAAAATCCCATGCCCAGCTTAATGCCGCTCGATTGGCTGATCGTTTGGTTCCCTTTTCACTGGGCTTGGCCGGGAGCACCTACCTGCTCAGTCGCGATCTGGCCAAGGTGGCCGCCGTGCTGCAGGCGGACTACTCCTGTGCCCTCAAGCTGGCTACGCCGGTAGCTTTTAAATCTTCTATGTACAAAGCCGGGGCTCACCAGATCCTTGTCAAAAGTGCCAGTGCCCTGGAAAAGCTGGCTACTGCCGATGTCTTCATTTTTGACAAAACCGGTACTCTTACCTCAGGTGATTTGGAGGTTATGTACACCCTCTCTATGGATCCAGGCTGGACCAGTGAGCAGATTCTCCTGTTGGCCGCCTCCATTGAGGAGCATTACTTTCACCCCATAGCCCAGGCGGTAGTCAAGGCCGCTCAGCAGAACGGAGCGTCCAGGCAACACTTTCACCATAGCGAAGTGGAATTCATCGTGGCTCATGGCGTCATGGCCTATGTCGAAGGCAAAAAAGTGGTCATAGGCAGTCGACATTTTCTGGAAGATGATGAAGGTATTACCTTTCCCGACCTGAAAAGTTGCATCCGGTGCCATTATGGCGAAAGCCTGACGCCCCTGTACATTGGCTATGACGGCAAACTGCTGGGAATCATATGCCTGCGCGATGAACTGCGCCCGGAAAGCCACCAGTTGCTGGAGGCATTGCGAAAAAATGGCATGCAAAAGGCTGTCATGCTTACTGGTGACCGGCGTGAAAAGGCTATTGAGATTGCCGAGAGTCTTGGCTTTGATGAGTGTCACTACGAACTTCATCCAGAGCACAAAGCAGCTATTGTGGAAGAGTATCGCAGTCAGGGAAAAACATGTGCTTTCATAGGCGATGGAATCAACGATGCCCCCGCCCTCTCTTTGGCTGATGTGGGAATCGCTATGCAAAAAGGCGCTGACATTGCTCGCATCAGCGCCGATATCGCACTGCTACACGACGATATACTGCTGGTCAGTGATATCCATGCCATGGCTCGGCACACTATGAAGCGGGTCAGCACCAACTACGGACTGACCATAGGCCTCAACAGTGTAATTATGCTTTTGGCTGTCATCGGCCGCATATCTCCCATAACCACCGCCGTTCTTCATAATGGAACAACTATTGGGATACTAATGAATGCTGCCTTGGGTGCCCGCACCCCCAGGCGCATTATCAACACCACACCAGCACAGGTGCACCATGAAACTTCCTGA